A DNA window from Zingiber officinale cultivar Zhangliang chromosome 3A, Zo_v1.1, whole genome shotgun sequence contains the following coding sequences:
- the LOC122051131 gene encoding protein DETOXIFICATION 21-like encodes MESGGDQTVALLDLSGGDRDEEDQEVIGLAKWSWIESKKLWQIVGLAIFSKVSLYSINIIMHAFVGHLGDLELASPSPSLATSATSSSPPSPSPQGILATEAQAEEALRSLHLPPPVHHPSFAVCHPLSVSSSPANCSIHPLGPPPPSLVFSSTFVFFLC; translated from the exons ATGGAGAGTGGTGGAGACCAGACGGTGGCTCTTTTAGATCTCTCAGGTGGCGATCGGGACGAGGAGGATCAGGAGGTCATCGGACTGGCCAAGTGGAGTTGGATCGAGTCGAAGAAGCTGTGGCAGATCGTCGGCCTGGCCATCTTCAGCAAGGTCTCCCTTTACAGCATAAACATCATAATGCATGCCTTCGTTGGCCACCTCGGCGACCTCGAGCTCGCCTCTCCATCTCCTTCGTTGGCCACCTCGGCGACCTCGAGCTCACCTCCATCTCCATCGCCGCAAGGAATTTTGGCGACAGAAGCGCAAGCAGAAGAAG CTCTTCGTTCGTTGCACTTGCCACCGCCTGTTCATCATCCGTCGTTCGCGGTTTGTCATCCGCTGTCCGTCAGTTCGTCGCCCGCCAACTGCAGCATCCACCCACTAGGTCCGCCGCCTCCTTCTCTCGTTTTttcctctacttttgtttttttcttgtgTTGA